A portion of the Rubritalea squalenifaciens DSM 18772 genome contains these proteins:
- a CDS encoding tautomerase family protein — MPYINLKITEGASREQKAALVKDFTHSLVKHLGKKPEHIHIVIDEVAEENWGYSGMLTDDYRKQAKR, encoded by the coding sequence ATGCCGTATATCAACCTGAAAATCACTGAAGGGGCGAGCCGTGAACAGAAAGCAGCACTGGTGAAGGATTTTACCCACTCCCTCGTCAAGCATCTCGGTAAGAAGCCCGAGCACATCCACATTGTCATCGACGAAGTCGCCGAGGAAAACTGGGGGTATTCTGGCATGCTTACCGACGATTACCGCAAGCAAGCGAAGAGATGA